One window of the Pedobacter ginsengisoli genome contains the following:
- a CDS encoding DUF3078 domain-containing protein, producing MKKIALLLSLSCASIAGYAQDTPAPDTTKTWTIHGENTFLINQSSFSNWAAGGVNSIAGNLVFNYDFNYKKNKWTWDNKAIVGFGLSKQDNIGVRKNDDRLILNSLLGYKASKYWMYTFYANFQTQFAKGYRYQGNNKELISDLFAPAYLTLGPGIAYKRDDNFRVNISPFASRFVFVKNRDLASSFGNDPMKRLRYEFGASLDAYYKVNLVENISLENILKLYSNYLDKPQNIYTDYTANLFMKVNKFVTVNAGVQLLYDDKTEIPILDANGARIAGRGKKALQVKQIFGAGFTYKF from the coding sequence ATGAAAAAAATTGCTTTACTACTTTCATTGTCGTGTGCCAGTATTGCGGGCTATGCACAAGACACTCCGGCTCCTGACACAACTAAAACCTGGACAATCCACGGAGAGAATACATTTTTAATCAACCAAAGTTCATTCTCAAATTGGGCAGCCGGAGGTGTAAATTCTATAGCTGGTAACCTCGTTTTTAACTATGATTTTAACTATAAAAAAAACAAATGGACCTGGGATAATAAAGCCATTGTCGGATTCGGACTTAGTAAACAAGATAATATTGGGGTTCGAAAAAATGACGACCGACTTATCCTGAACAGTTTACTAGGCTACAAGGCTTCTAAATATTGGATGTATACTTTTTACGCAAACTTTCAAACCCAATTTGCTAAAGGATACAGATATCAAGGTAACAACAAAGAACTAATTTCAGATCTGTTTGCTCCTGCTTATCTTACACTCGGTCCTGGTATAGCGTATAAACGTGATGATAATTTTAGGGTCAACATTTCTCCATTCGCATCAAGATTTGTTTTTGTAAAGAACAGGGATTTAGCCTCATCTTTTGGAAATGACCCAATGAAAAGACTTCGCTATGAGTTTGGTGCTTCCTTAGATGCTTATTACAAAGTAAACCTTGTAGAGAACATTAGTTTAGAGAACATATTGAAATTGTATTCTAATTATCTGGATAAACCTCAAAATATTTACACAGATTACACAGCTAACCTTTTTATGAAGGTAAATAAATTTGTAACCGTAAATGCTGGTGTACAGTTACTGTATGACGACAAAACAGAAATTCCAATTCTTGATGCCAATGGTGCAAGAATAGCAGGTCGTGGTAAAAAAGCTTTACAGGTTAAGCAAATTTTTGGAGCAGGCTTTACTTATAAGTTTTAG
- a CDS encoding substrate-binding domain-containing protein, whose protein sequence is MNKKVSIKDIAQAVGVSTALVSYVLNNKEKEARVGKEIAQVIRDTAADLGYQPNQLAKSLKTGKSHTFGLIVADISNPFFANLARNVEDEAQKFNYTVLFASADESPKKSQNLINMLTERQVDGFIIAPAENSQNQIEALLKNNIPLVLIDRYFKGLETNYVVTNNYESAYNAVSHLIKVGHKHIGMIAYKTDLVHMLERKRGYIEALKDHKLLKAKTPLIKTVDFDFTQDDVEAAIKALKVQNPKMEAVFFATNTLTLKGLKALNNMNWKVPDDIAIVCFDESEAFDFFYSPLTYIEQPLLEMGRKAVQVLIKNISDKKSTHTQLSIPSKLIVRQSCGSDKAEVR, encoded by the coding sequence ATGAACAAAAAGGTATCAATTAAAGATATTGCGCAAGCCGTAGGTGTATCTACAGCACTGGTTTCTTATGTACTAAACAACAAAGAGAAAGAAGCAAGGGTAGGTAAGGAGATTGCGCAGGTGATAAGAGATACCGCGGCAGATCTGGGTTACCAGCCCAATCAATTAGCAAAAAGCCTTAAAACAGGTAAGTCGCATACCTTTGGGCTAATAGTTGCAGATATCTCCAATCCTTTTTTTGCTAACCTGGCCAGAAATGTAGAAGATGAAGCACAGAAATTTAACTACACAGTTCTTTTTGCAAGTGCGGATGAGAGCCCTAAGAAATCTCAAAATCTGATAAATATGCTAACCGAAAGGCAGGTAGATGGTTTTATTATTGCGCCAGCCGAAAATTCGCAAAATCAGATTGAAGCCCTTTTAAAGAATAACATCCCTTTGGTATTGATTGACAGGTATTTTAAGGGATTGGAAACCAATTACGTTGTAACTAACAACTATGAGTCGGCCTATAATGCTGTTAGCCATTTAATTAAGGTTGGCCATAAGCATATTGGTATGATAGCATACAAAACTGACCTGGTGCACATGCTGGAGAGAAAGCGTGGATATATTGAAGCGCTTAAGGATCATAAATTGTTAAAAGCCAAAACTCCGCTGATAAAAACCGTTGATTTTGATTTTACGCAGGATGATGTAGAAGCAGCAATTAAAGCATTAAAGGTTCAGAACCCAAAAATGGAGGCTGTTTTCTTTGCAACAAACACACTTACCTTAAAGGGTTTAAAAGCCCTTAATAACATGAATTGGAAAGTGCCTGATGATATAGCTATAGTTTGCTTTGATGAAAGCGAAGCTTTTGATTTTTTCTATTCGCCCTTAACTTATATAGAACAGCCGTTGCTAGAAATGGGGAGGAAAGCTGTGCAGGTATTGATCAAAAATATTTCTGACAAGAAAAGTACCCATACTCAATTAAGTATCCCTTCGAAATTGATTGTAAGACAATCATGCGGGTCTGATAAGGCAGAGGTAAGGTAA
- a CDS encoding glycoside hydrolase family 172 protein — MRKLLVLFIATIFVLPAVAQNPKKFDGLDMNLGNLSRLSDAKTRSISPENFTGEKGKGGMADPVKSKGQRNVANAANEARDLGIGWKVNPFIIVKSGETITIAEMEGPGAIQQIWMTPTGNWQFSILRFYWDDEKEPSIEAPVGAFFGMGWGEYAPLNSLPVSVNPGSAFNCYWKMPFRKKCKITIENINPRDEMRLYYQVNYTLTPVADDEAYFHAQYRRSNPNTSSLHTIIDGVKGKGQFVGLYMGLGVNNNGWWGEGEIKFFLDGDKEYPTIAGTGTEDYFCGSYNFDRGGKYIEYSTPYAGLHQVIRPDGTYKAQQRFGMYRWHIMDPIRFDKDLKVTIQDLGWRDGGRYLAQKSDIMTVAYWYQTEPHGNFPKLPSRDELEVN; from the coding sequence ATGAGAAAGCTTTTAGTACTATTCATCGCAACCATTTTTGTTTTACCTGCAGTTGCGCAAAATCCAAAGAAATTTGATGGCCTTGATATGAATCTTGGTAATCTATCCCGATTGTCTGATGCAAAGACCAGATCAATTAGTCCGGAGAACTTTACCGGTGAAAAAGGTAAAGGCGGAATGGCAGACCCTGTTAAAAGCAAAGGTCAGCGTAACGTAGCCAATGCCGCTAATGAAGCCCGTGACCTGGGAATTGGCTGGAAAGTAAATCCTTTTATAATTGTTAAAAGTGGAGAAACTATAACAATAGCCGAAATGGAAGGCCCGGGTGCTATACAGCAAATCTGGATGACACCAACGGGTAACTGGCAGTTTTCTATTTTACGTTTTTACTGGGACGATGAGAAAGAACCTTCAATTGAAGCTCCTGTAGGTGCATTTTTTGGAATGGGATGGGGGGAATATGCTCCATTGAACTCTTTACCGGTTAGCGTTAACCCTGGGAGCGCTTTTAACTGCTATTGGAAAATGCCTTTCAGAAAAAAATGCAAAATCACTATAGAAAACATTAACCCAAGAGACGAGATGAGGTTATACTATCAGGTAAACTATACACTTACTCCGGTGGCTGATGATGAGGCTTATTTTCATGCACAATATAGAAGATCAAATCCTAACACCAGCTCTTTACATACTATAATTGATGGCGTAAAAGGCAAAGGGCAATTTGTTGGTCTATACATGGGACTTGGTGTAAATAACAATGGATGGTGGGGAGAAGGCGAGATTAAGTTCTTTTTAGATGGTGATAAAGAATATCCTACAATTGCCGGAACGGGAACCGAAGATTATTTCTGCGGATCGTACAACTTCGACAGGGGTGGTAAATATATTGAATACAGTACCCCATATGCTGGTTTACACCAGGTAATAAGACCAGATGGAACCTATAAAGCACAGCAAAGATTTGGCATGTACAGGTGGCATATAATGGATCCTATACGTTTTGATAAAGATTTGAAGGTTACCATTCAAGATCTGGGATGGAGAGATGGAGGAAGATATCTTGCGCAGAAATCAGACATCATGACTGTAGCTTACTGGTACCAAACCGAGCCTCATGGTAATTTCCCTAAACTACCTTCTAGAGACGAATTGGAAGTAAATTAA